The Streptomyces uncialis genomic interval CGTTCGCCGACACGTAGTCCGTCAAGCGCAACTCGTCGACGCCGAAACCCTCGGGCGGTTCCGCGATCTCCGCCGCCGCCCGCGCGAACGCCGAGAAATCCGGGAAACCGCTCTCGTCCACCCGCACCCCCCGAGGATGCCGCGCCGCCCGGACCGGGTCCGGGAAATGCACGACCTGCCCGGCGTACGCCGCGTTCGGCGGCGCGGTCTGCTGCCCGAGCCGACCTGTCGTCATGGCGGTTGCCCCCCTGCGGCACTGGGATGGATCGATACGTGATCATGTACGTGATCGATGCGGACGGAACTCGGTCGGCAACAGCCTATGCCGAACCGCAACACCGGTCACCGACCCGTCGATCCGGTGACCTCCAGTCACAACGACGTGACCCAAAGACGAACGACACGCGTGTCACACCACCGCGACTTCCGCACCGGTAGCCCCGTTTGGCAGGCTGACACCGCACGCGGGGGCGGCGACGACCAAGCCGGCACCCTCCCGCGGGGAGGGAAACCGCATCACGATGAGCACCACACCCAGCACATCCACCACACCCACCGACCCCGGTGGCGACCCCCGCGTAGGCTGGAGCACCGACCACACCCCCCACACACCCACCCTCGCGCACCGCCGCGACGGCATCCTCCCCACCGTCGCCGCCGCACTCTCCGTCCGCGGCGCCACCCTCACCGGCACCGCCGCCCGCGGCGACCGGCCCCCCGCCCTGCACCCCCTCGTACAGGACTATCTCGACACCCTCACGAGCGAACGCCGGGACCGGTACACCGGACGCTGCGCCGAGACGCTGCTCATCTCGCGCCACCTCACCACCGCCGACGGCGAACGCTCCAAACGCGCCCGCCGCAGACCCATGACCAACGGCGAAGGGCGCAAAGCCCTCAAGAACGCCAAACTCACCACCCGCCGCATCCGCGAGGACGACGACCCCCTCCACGGCACCTTCGCCCACCCCTGCCGCGCCTGCACCGCCCTCACCGCCCACTTCGGCGTACGCGTCGTCGACCCCACCACCGGATGACCCGCCACCGGACGCACGGGCAGCCGGCCCACCCGCCACCGGCCCGCCCCTGGGCATGAACCGGACGGCCCCGAACGGAGCGGAACACCCGCGCGCGCGAGCGCACACCCGTACCCGCCCCCGTACCCGCACGCCCTGACCCGCCACCCGCACCCACGCACCCGCAATCCCCCGCACCAAGGCACCCGCCGGAGACACCAGATGCACCCCGACCGGACCTCCACCACCCGCTTCCCCGTCCCCGTCGACGTCGCCCTGCGCGCGGCGGGATGGGAACCCGGACGCTGGGACATCAAACAAGCCGAATACTGGGCCGACACCCTCCGCGCCCACACCTCACCCGGCGGACACCAGCACGCCGTCTTCCCCGCCGCCGTCGAGGCCTGGGCCGAGTTCGGCGGCCTCCACCTCACCCCCGGACCCATGCCCCCCGGACCCGGCCGCCCCGTCGCCCCCACCGCCGCACGCCTCGACCCCCTGCACGGCCTCCACCTCGCCCGCACCCTCGCCGACCTCGGCCGCGCCCTCGGCACCCAGGTCAGCCCGCTCGGCGAGGAACTCACCGCAGGAACCCCCGACGACCACCAGGCCCTGCTCGCCATCGACACCGAAGGACGCGTCTACGGACTCGACCACACCGGCGACTGGTACCTCGGCGCCACCATCGACGCCGCCCTCGCCACCCTCGTCACCGGCACCCACCCCCCACGCCTCAGCACCTGACACCCCCACCGGCACCGGCACCGGCACCGGGCACCGGGCACCGGCAGCAGGGGTGACACGAGCGGCCCCACGGACACCAAAGGCGGCACAGGCGACACCGCCCGCACCGCCCACGCCGCGCCCCGCACCCGGCAGGCCGCCCGTCGCATCCCTCAAGCGCCCGTCACACCCCGCATGGGATGACCGCCGACACCCGGAAACCCCCCGCGTCCGTCGGACCCGACACGAACACACCGCCCAGCGCGCCCACCCGCTCCCGCATCCCCACCAGACCGTTCCCGCCACTCGGCAACCCGGCCCCCACACCGTCCACCGCCACCGGCGCCTCGTTCTCCACCTGCATCGCGATCTCGGCGCCCCGGTGCGCCAACCGCACATACGTCTTCGCGCCCGCCGCGTGCTTGTGCACGTTCGTCAACGCCTCCTGCACCACCCGGTACGCCGTCTGCTCCACCTCTGCCGCGTACCGCCGCAAATCCCCCTCCACCGACAGCACCACCGACATCCCCGCCACCCGCGACTGCCCCACCAACTCGTCCAGATCCGCCAACGACGGACCCTCCGAAACCTGACCCGCCGCCCGCGAAGCGGCGGCAGCCGCCGCCACCCCCACCGACGCCAGCGGCACCGAACCACCCGAACCCGCGCCCACCGCCACCGGCTTCACCCCGTCGGCCGTCCGCAGCACACCCAGCATCTCCCGCAGCTCACTCAACGCCTGGCGCCCCATGTCCCCCACCAGAGCCGCGTTGCGCACCGCCTTCTCCGGGTCCTTCCGCGCCACCGCCTGCAACGCCGCCGCGTGCACCACCATCAGACTCACCCGGTGCGCCACCACATCGTGCATCTCCCGCGCGATCCGCGTCCGCTCCTCGCTCCGCGCCCACTCCGCACGCTCCTCCGCACGCTCCGCGAGCAGCATCAGCTCCCGCTCCAGCGAATCCGCGCGCTCCCGCAGACTCTCCATCAGCCGCCGCCGCGCCCCCACATACAGACCCAGCAGCACCGGCGGAGCCGTCAGCCCCAACGACATCGTCACGGCCACGAACGGCACCAGACCGTCACCCAGCGTCGACGCCCCCGACGCCACGTCCTGCGTGGTCCGCACATACGAGACGATCAGCACGCCCAGCAACGACATCGACGCCAGCCCCGCGATGATCCGACGCGGCAGCTCCGACGCCGCCAGCGAGTACAGACCCACCACGCTCAGCAGGAAACCCATCTCCGCCGGCGTCACCGCGATCGCCACCAGCACCACCGCGACCGGCCACCGCCGCCGCACCAGCAGCACCGTCCCCGCCGCACCCCCCAGCAGCAGCCCCAGCGCCTCCGGCAGACCCACCCCCCGCGCGAAATCCGCCCCCCGCTCCGCACACTCCGTCGCCGACGCCGCCGCGAGCGTCGCGTCCAGCACGGCACTACGCCGCCGCGCCCACCACCACGGCCCGGTCAAGGCCGTGTGCTGGTCTTCCCCCGTCGTGGTCATGTCCCCCAGCGTACGGGCGCGCGGCACCGCGTTTCCGGGGAGTTTTCCGCGCCCGACTCCTCACAGCACGTAACGAAAAGGAAGAGGTCATCGACCACATCACTCGAACTGGTGAACCAGTCGAGAACCGGTCCCGGACGTCCGCATTCCGGACGATCGTGGAGCCATGACCCACCCCCACGCCAAACCCGTCCTGCGCGCACGCGCCCGCGAACTGCGCCGCCAGGGCCTCACATACGACGAGATCCAGTCGGAGCTGAAGTGCTCCAAGAGCTCGATATCCCTCTGGGTGAGCGACCTGCCGAAGCCGGTACGGCGCCCCGCCGACCCGGCACTGGCGTCCGCCGCCGCGAAGCGCCGCTGGGAGCCGACCATGCGGCTGCGCGAAGCCGAACGACAACGGACCCGGAGCGCGGCCACGGCGGAGATCGGCGCGCTCACCGATCAGCAGCTGCTCATCGCCGGCGTCTGTCTGTACTGGGCGGAGGGCACGAAGAGCAAGCCGTACCGCCCCCAGGCGCGGGTCACCTTCATGAACAGCGACCCGACGATGATCGAGGTGTTCACCGCCTGGCTGCGGCACGTCGGGGTGGAACCCGGGCGGGTCAGGTTCTCCTTGTACATCCACGAGTCCGCCGACATCCCCACCGCCGAGAGGTTCTGGGCCGACCTGGTCGGCATCACCGTCGAGGAGCTCGGCAAGACGACGCTCAAGAGGCACAAGCCCACGACCGACCGGAAGAACACCGAGGACGGCTATCGCGGCTGTCTGCGCGTCGACGTCAGGAACGGGGCTGACCTATACCGTCGCATCGAAGGCTGGTGGTGCGGCATAGTGTTGGCTGCGCGTTCGACCGGCACCGATCACGGAACTCGGACATAGCGCGCAAACTATCCCGGATCGTCTAAAGGTAGGACAAACGGTTTTGGTCCGTTGAATGAGGGTTCGAGTCCTTCTCCGGGAGCTGCGAAGTTCGGGTCCTGACCGCATGGTCGGGACCCGTCCCCATTTCTGGTGACCTACGCCCCGGTATCCTGCGGTGGTCCAACCCACGCACCGAAGCCGAAGGGCATACCGTGAGCACCATTCGCCCGGC includes:
- a CDS encoding sensor histidine kinase, coding for MTTTGEDQHTALTGPWWWARRRSAVLDATLAAASATECAERGADFARGVGLPEALGLLLGGAAGTVLLVRRRWPVAVVLVAIAVTPAEMGFLLSVVGLYSLAASELPRRIIAGLASMSLLGVLIVSYVRTTQDVASGASTLGDGLVPFVAVTMSLGLTAPPVLLGLYVGARRRLMESLRERADSLERELMLLAERAEERAEWARSEERTRIAREMHDVVAHRVSLMVVHAAALQAVARKDPEKAVRNAALVGDMGRQALSELREMLGVLRTADGVKPVAVGAGSGGSVPLASVGVAAAAAASRAAGQVSEGPSLADLDELVGQSRVAGMSVVLSVEGDLRRYAAEVEQTAYRVVQEALTNVHKHAAGAKTYVRLAHRGAEIAMQVENEAPVAVDGVGAGLPSGGNGLVGMRERVGALGGVFVSGPTDAGGFRVSAVIPCGV
- a CDS encoding SUKH-3 domain-containing protein; translated protein: MHPDRTSTTRFPVPVDVALRAAGWEPGRWDIKQAEYWADTLRAHTSPGGHQHAVFPAAVEAWAEFGGLHLTPGPMPPGPGRPVAPTAARLDPLHGLHLARTLADLGRALGTQVSPLGEELTAGTPDDHQALLAIDTEGRVYGLDHTGDWYLGATIDAALATLVTGTHPPRLST
- a CDS encoding YwqJ-related putative deaminase; this encodes MSTTPSTSTTPTDPGGDPRVGWSTDHTPHTPTLAHRRDGILPTVAAALSVRGATLTGTAARGDRPPALHPLVQDYLDTLTSERRDRYTGRCAETLLISRHLTTADGERSKRARRRPMTNGEGRKALKNAKLTTRRIREDDDPLHGTFAHPCRACTALTAHFGVRVVDPTTG